The following coding sequences are from one Gigantopelta aegis isolate Gae_Host chromosome 15, Gae_host_genome, whole genome shotgun sequence window:
- the LOC121390175 gene encoding E3 ubiquitin-protein ligase MIB2-like yields MDESGDTPLHNAIAKDHTAAAERILTSPKVDLTKTNKRGFNLLHWTTLNGRPGIVEKILQRNKKIIDSKKEDGFTALHLATVNDHTDIARVLIEQGASVNSKANKGLTPLHVACDECYIEPIQMLISAGANVNAGDNDGDTPLHVIMMQSQANDLEYIYLIIYNLYNIYYIYS; encoded by the exons ATG GATGAGTCAGGGGACACACCTCTTCATAACGCCAttgctaaggaccacacagcagCGGCTGAGCGAATTCTGACGTCACCGAAAGTAGATTTAACGAAAACCAACAAACGGGGATTCAACCTTCTTCACTGGACAACGTTGAACGGCAGACCTGG AATTGTAGAGAAAATACTCcagagaaataaaaaaatcatcGACTCTAAGAAGGAGGATGGATTTACGGCACTACATCTTGCAACAGTCAacgaccatacagatattgcaAGAGTTCTCATTGAACAG ggagCTAGTGTAAATTCGAAAGCAAACAAAGGACTAACACCTTTACATGTTGCTTGTGACGAATGCTACATCGAGCCCATCCAAATGCTAATATCTGCAG gtgCCAATGTTAATGCAGGTGATAATGATGGAGACACACCCTTACACGTTATTATGATGCAGAGTCAAGCAAATGActtggaatatatatatttaattatttacaacttatacaacatatattatatttactcatgA